Proteins from one Candidatus Desulfovibrio trichonymphae genomic window:
- a CDS encoding FTR1 family iron permease, translated as MKKRFFLTVSLLLFGLSWTNAASATQYSTWNAIVAEMSVVLNSSYEIYLTGNIAQSKEMVNKAYFDFYETLGVERAVLSYVSGKRASIVEYRFAEVKRLMTEQAANRDVRLSLDTLIKMLKEDADQLDGKKETGWGVFVASLLVLLREGFEAILVVAAIAAYLIRSGNKSLTKVVYKSAAAAVAASAFLAVALQKLFSISGAGQEMVEGFTMLLAVAVLFFVSNWMVSKAESEAWKNYIKDKVAAAATTGSVAALAAASFLAVFREGAETILFYQALLADTKDHMGMLWFGFGVACLCLVVLFAAIRFGSLRIPLRPFFIGTSILMYVMSISFAGGGVKRLQVADLVPVTHVSDIATVDILGIYPTMETLLPQGALLILAVASFLFYMRKGAALKKAAY; from the coding sequence ATGAAAAAACGGTTTTTTTTAACAGTCTCCCTTCTGTTGTTCGGCCTGTCATGGACGAATGCGGCATCTGCCACGCAATACAGTACCTGGAACGCAATTGTGGCCGAGATGAGCGTGGTTCTCAACTCATCCTATGAGATATATCTGACCGGGAATATTGCACAGAGCAAAGAGATGGTAAACAAGGCTTACTTTGATTTTTATGAAACACTGGGTGTGGAACGTGCTGTGCTCTCGTATGTTTCCGGCAAGCGGGCGTCCATAGTGGAGTATCGGTTCGCCGAGGTAAAGCGCCTGATGACAGAACAGGCCGCAAACAGAGACGTGCGGCTCAGTCTGGATACCCTCATCAAAATGTTGAAAGAAGATGCGGATCAACTTGACGGTAAAAAAGAAACCGGCTGGGGGGTTTTTGTCGCTTCTCTTCTGGTTTTACTCCGTGAAGGATTTGAGGCCATTCTCGTGGTGGCGGCCATAGCTGCCTACCTCATTCGTTCCGGCAACAAAAGCCTGACAAAGGTGGTCTATAAAAGCGCGGCTGCAGCCGTCGCTGCAAGCGCGTTTCTCGCCGTTGCCTTGCAGAAGTTGTTCTCCATCAGTGGCGCCGGTCAGGAGATGGTTGAAGGTTTTACCATGCTCCTGGCCGTGGCGGTGCTGTTTTTTGTCAGTAACTGGATGGTGTCCAAAGCAGAGAGCGAGGCTTGGAAGAACTATATTAAAGACAAGGTCGCCGCCGCCGCAACGACCGGCAGTGTTGCCGCGCTGGCGGCGGCGTCCTTTTTGGCCGTGTTCCGGGAGGGAGCGGAAACAATCCTCTTTTATCAGGCTCTTTTGGCCGATACCAAGGATCACATGGGCATGCTCTGGTTCGGTTTCGGCGTTGCCTGCCTTTGCCTTGTCGTTCTTTTTGCGGCGATTCGTTTCGGGAGCCTGCGTATTCCTTTGCGGCCCTTTTTCATCGGCACCAGCATTCTCATGTACGTCATGTCCATCAGTTTCGCCGGCGGCGGCGTGAAAAGGCTGCAAGTGGCTGATCTTGTGCCCGTGACGCATGTATCGGACATCGCCACTGTGGATATCCTGGGCATCTACCCCACAATGGAAACCCTGTTGCCGCAAGGGGCTCTGCTCATTCTCGCTGTCGCTTCGTTTCTTTTTTACATGCGAAAAGGCGCTGCTCTTAAAAAGGCGGCATACTGA
- a CDS encoding iron transporter, producing the protein MMNKHMRKLVHLILPALTVCAFAATAMAAPPAPGPESAGFKEFPLGDEQFVGPLKIAGVYFQPVDMEPVGLGGLPASKADMHLEAEITAVEGNSLGYGIGDFVPYLTVKYLIEKKGGSKGIEGSFMPMSASDGPHYGNNVKLDGPGEYKITFIIDNPEKQSFLLHVDKKTGVSGRFWKEPLKASWNFKWVPRAW; encoded by the coding sequence ATGATGAACAAACACATGCGTAAGCTTGTCCATTTGATTTTGCCGGCCCTTACCGTGTGCGCTTTCGCAGCGACAGCAATGGCGGCGCCTCCCGCGCCCGGCCCTGAGTCCGCCGGTTTTAAGGAATTTCCTCTGGGTGACGAGCAGTTTGTCGGCCCTTTAAAAATTGCGGGCGTCTACTTTCAGCCCGTTGATATGGAGCCTGTCGGGCTTGGCGGTCTGCCCGCTTCCAAGGCGGATATGCACTTGGAAGCCGAGATCACTGCTGTTGAAGGCAACAGTCTCGGTTACGGTATCGGTGATTTCGTGCCCTATCTGACGGTGAAATACCTGATCGAAAAAAAAGGCGGGAGCAAGGGCATTGAAGGCAGTTTCATGCCCATGAGCGCCAGCGACGGGCCGCATTACGGCAACAATGTCAAGCTTGACGGGCCTGGAGAATACAAGATTACCTTCATTATTGATAACCCCGAGAAGCAAAGCTTCCTGCTCCATGTTGACAAGAAAACCGGCGTGAGCGGGCGGTTCTGGAAAGAGCCCCTGAAAGCAAGCTGGAATTTCAAATGGGTTCCGCGCGCTTGGTAA
- a CDS encoding P-II family nitrogen regulator, with protein sequence MKAFLLVVQVVHDGDVEKALDAVVATARTGQLGDGKIFISDVQDAVRIRTGERGDVAL encoded by the coding sequence ATGAAAGCATTTCTTTTAGTGGTGCAAGTGGTGCATGACGGAGATGTGGAAAAAGCGCTGGACGCGGTTGTCGCCACGGCCCGCACAGGTCAGTTGGGCGACGGCAAAATTTTTATCAGTGATGTGCAGGACGCAGTGCGCATACGCACAGGGGAACGCGGCGATGTCGCCTTATAG
- a CDS encoding aspartate aminotransferase family protein, with product MSQTFNAVKQQEENLLCRSYSRYPLAVARGAGAHLWDVDGRKYVDLLGGLAVTGLGHCNEELCATLERQAHELWHVSNLFYQQNQLDLAEILLSTTHHTKAFFCNSGAEANEAAIKLARRHMRRVKQHNAATIITLNDCFHGRTLATLAATGRDALSDGFTPLPDGFAQVPAGNLEALSSAITPATAAVLVEVVQGEGGVVPLPAEYLRGVQALCRQNGILFLCDEVQAGMCRTGRFWAFQHYGLEPDIISVAKSLANGLPMGAILATDEAAEGFEPGSHATTFGGGALTSAVAAKTVEIMLRDSMADRAAALGERVKKQLEALRRNMPDKIRDVRGLGLMIGIELVENGRKVWEALLRRGYVCNLSHGNILRLLPPLVIEETDLDGFVSTLGQTLQM from the coding sequence ATGTCACAAACCTTCAATGCCGTCAAACAGCAAGAAGAAAACCTGCTCTGCCGTTCTTACAGCCGCTATCCGCTGGCCGTCGCTCGGGGCGCGGGCGCGCACCTTTGGGATGTGGACGGCAGGAAATATGTGGATCTGCTCGGCGGCTTAGCCGTGACCGGCCTCGGGCATTGCAATGAAGAGCTTTGCGCGACGCTGGAGCGTCAGGCGCATGAGCTCTGGCACGTGAGCAACCTCTTTTATCAACAAAATCAGCTTGATCTTGCCGAGATTCTGCTTTCCACCACACATCACACAAAGGCCTTCTTCTGCAATTCGGGCGCAGAGGCCAACGAAGCCGCCATCAAACTGGCCCGCCGCCATATGCGCCGCGTAAAACAGCACAACGCCGCCACCATCATTACCTTGAATGACTGTTTTCATGGCCGAACATTGGCAACGCTGGCCGCAACCGGCCGTGACGCCTTGAGCGACGGCTTTACGCCGCTGCCGGACGGTTTTGCGCAGGTTCCGGCGGGCAATCTTGAAGCTCTCTCAAGCGCGATAACACCGGCTACGGCTGCCGTTCTGGTGGAAGTGGTGCAGGGCGAAGGCGGCGTTGTGCCGCTGCCGGCGGAATATCTGCGCGGGGTGCAAGCCCTTTGCCGGCAGAACGGCATTCTTTTTCTGTGTGACGAGGTGCAGGCAGGTATGTGCCGCACCGGCAGATTCTGGGCTTTTCAGCATTACGGGCTTGAGCCGGACATTATCAGCGTGGCGAAATCTCTGGCCAACGGCTTGCCCATGGGTGCCATTTTGGCCACAGACGAAGCGGCCGAAGGCTTTGAACCCGGCAGCCACGCCACAACCTTCGGCGGTGGAGCCCTGACCTCGGCTGTAGCCGCAAAAACCGTGGAGATCATGCTGCGCGACAGTATGGCAGACCGCGCCGCCGCGCTCGGCGAACGCGTAAAAAAACAGCTTGAAGCGCTGCGGCGGAATATGCCGGACAAAATCCGCGACGTGCGCGGTCTGGGACTGATGATCGGCATTGAACTTGTCGAAAACGGCCGGAAAGTATGGGAGGCACTGCTCAGGCGGGGCTATGTCTGCAACTTGAGCCACGGCAATATATTGCGCCTGCTGCCGCCCCTTGTCATTGAAGAGACGGATCTGGACGGCTTTGTCAGCACACTCGGGCAAACGCTTCAGATGTAA
- the glpX gene encoding class II fructose-bisphosphatase — MAEAPEKNLALDIVRITEAAALASARWLGRGDKEAGDNAAVHAMRVSFSTLHIDGTVILGEGEKDNAPMLANGEKVGKGVGLGLDVAVDPVEGTSLLAYGRPNAISVVGVSSRGSMFNPGPSFYMQKLVVSHEARNVIDLDAPIKVNLNSVAKALGKSVQDLVVFVLDKPRHQRLIEKIRAAGARIQLQTDGDVIGALMAVDPHSDVDIMMGTGGTPEGVLSACAIKGMGGQMLARLDPQSYVEKEAINEAGIDLRDVLTVNDMVRGDDCFFAATGISGGDFLRGVRYSARYAVTHSLVLRGKTGTLRYVESYHNMDRLSKFSAVQY; from the coding sequence ATGGCTGAAGCACCGGAAAAAAATCTGGCACTTGATATTGTACGCATTACAGAAGCTGCGGCGCTCGCCTCAGCCCGCTGGCTGGGGCGGGGAGACAAAGAGGCGGGAGACAACGCGGCCGTGCATGCCATGCGCGTCAGTTTCTCCACTCTGCATATTGACGGCACTGTCATTCTCGGCGAAGGCGAAAAGGACAACGCGCCCATGCTCGCCAACGGCGAAAAAGTGGGTAAAGGCGTCGGCCTCGGCCTTGATGTGGCGGTAGACCCTGTGGAAGGCACCAGCCTGCTCGCATACGGGCGTCCGAACGCCATTTCCGTTGTGGGAGTGTCGTCCAGAGGCAGCATGTTCAACCCCGGCCCCAGTTTCTATATGCAAAAACTCGTCGTCAGCCATGAGGCGAGAAATGTTATTGATCTTGACGCGCCCATTAAAGTTAATCTGAACAGCGTTGCCAAAGCTCTCGGCAAAAGTGTGCAGGATCTTGTGGTTTTTGTGCTGGACAAGCCAAGACATCAGCGTTTGATTGAAAAAATCCGCGCCGCCGGCGCGCGTATTCAACTCCAGACCGACGGCGATGTGATCGGCGCGCTTATGGCGGTAGACCCGCATTCAGATGTGGATATTATGATGGGCACGGGCGGCACTCCTGAAGGAGTACTCTCTGCCTGCGCCATCAAAGGAATGGGAGGGCAGATGCTCGCCCGGCTTGACCCCCAGTCGTATGTTGAAAAAGAAGCCATTAATGAAGCAGGCATTGACCTGCGTGATGTGCTCACCGTCAATGACATGGTGCGTGGCGATGACTGTTTTTTCGCCGCAACGGGCATTTCCGGAGGAGATTTTCTGCGCGGCGTTCGTTACAGCGCACGGTACGCTGTAACGCACTCTCTTGTTTTACGCGGTAAAACAGGTACATTGCGCTATGTGGAGTCGTACCATAATATGGACAGACTTTCCAAATTCAGCGCGGTGCAGTACTGA
- the dut gene encoding dUTP diphosphatase, with the protein MQAHAPSCAGVIRTDASTVHIAFVRPGAHELYAQGREDFLSPATCLSVGFDLRACLDAATTSVAPRCRIAVPTGISIQPQSPDVAGLLYSRSGLGARDGLTVAQGVGVIDPDYTGEILVILLNTSDEERRVQRGDRIAQLVFQPIVRPRWQETPSLQTTKRGPGGFGHTGKQ; encoded by the coding sequence ATGCAAGCACACGCCCCTTCCTGCGCCGGCGTCATTCGCACAGATGCCTCCACAGTGCATATCGCTTTTGTGCGACCCGGCGCGCATGAACTCTATGCGCAAGGGCGGGAAGACTTTCTCTCTCCGGCCACCTGCCTTTCCGTAGGCTTTGATCTGCGCGCCTGCCTTGACGCGGCGACAACGTCCGTTGCGCCGCGCTGCCGTATCGCCGTGCCGACGGGAATAAGCATACAGCCGCAATCGCCGGATGTGGCGGGGCTGCTCTATTCCCGCAGCGGGCTCGGCGCGCGCGACGGTCTCACCGTGGCTCAGGGCGTGGGCGTTATCGACCCTGACTACACTGGAGAGATTCTGGTCATCCTGCTGAACACCTCGGACGAAGAACGCCGCGTTCAGCGCGGCGACCGCATCGCCCAGCTTGTTTTCCAGCCCATTGTGCGGCCGCGCTGGCAGGAAACACCCTCACTGCAGACAACCAAACGCGGCCCAGGGGGCTTCGGCCACACCGGCAAACAATAG
- a CDS encoding serine/threonine protein phosphatase, translating to MGSIRLFLTLRLRRTWPAFALCAFFAAFAPAEGAHVAQQAGATPKKAVSATVATVYDKQPLVTDAELARFLEILPQFRRWTSENRENAGPVAHKGRADFLYSARAADWVSTKGWKPERFFCVMGRMAAALVIVEEGNDMSGEHPPDMPKVAAEELNLTRRHLEAILRALDKTGDNVPMLDQ from the coding sequence ATGGGCAGTATACGCCTTTTTCTGACGTTGCGCTTGCGGCGCACCTGGCCGGCGTTCGCGTTGTGTGCGTTTTTTGCTGCGTTTGCGCCTGCTGAGGGCGCACATGTGGCGCAACAAGCCGGGGCAACGCCAAAAAAGGCTGTTTCGGCGACGGTCGCAACGGTGTATGATAAACAGCCTCTGGTGACAGACGCGGAGCTGGCGCGTTTTCTTGAAATTCTGCCTCAATTCAGAAGATGGACCAGTGAAAACAGGGAAAACGCCGGTCCTGTGGCGCACAAGGGCAGGGCGGACTTTCTCTATTCCGCGAGGGCGGCTGACTGGGTGAGCACCAAGGGCTGGAAACCGGAGCGTTTTTTTTGCGTTATGGGGCGTATGGCGGCGGCCCTTGTCATTGTTGAGGAAGGAAATGACATGAGCGGCGAACACCCGCCCGATATGCCGAAGGTGGCTGCGGAAGAGCTGAACCTGACACGGCGGCATTTGGAGGCCATACTCAGGGCGCTTGATAAAACCGGAGACAATGTGCCGATGCTGGATCAATGA
- a CDS encoding HD domain-containing protein: MIGAHHGRIARSFTEGSLPQAEAADKKLQIDWEGDRQTLLRHFWQECRCTALPTLQQDSPEMWTAAGLLTLADWIGSDENFFSADPAKIPASSEQAAAEAVARIGLGPLEVRSGLVFEDIFPFKPNSMQLAACETITGPGVYVIEAPISNRIFLRVEEFAKYINKMHQPVQLIHANTWLDKNTNAPVSKLSPAPSAQHEKEVSHADAHNWFSSSRRALLAPIGAWALRTKLCSLPWRLSTSPYVALPLPERW, encoded by the coding sequence ATCATCGGAGCACATCATGGTCGTATTGCCCGGTCATTCACTGAAGGATCTCTCCCCCAAGCTGAAGCTGCCGATAAAAAACTCCAGATAGATTGGGAAGGGGATCGGCAGACCCTTTTACGCCACTTCTGGCAGGAATGCCGCTGCACAGCCTTACCCACTTTGCAGCAGGATTCTCCGGAGATGTGGACAGCCGCAGGTCTTCTCACACTTGCGGACTGGATCGGCTCTGATGAAAACTTTTTCTCTGCCGACCCAGCTAAAATCCCAGCCTCATCGGAACAAGCTGCTGCTGAAGCGGTTGCCCGGATTGGCCTCGGTCCTTTGGAGGTACGATCAGGTCTTGTCTTTGAAGACATATTTCCTTTCAAGCCCAACTCCATGCAGCTTGCCGCCTGTGAAACCATCACCGGGCCTGGAGTATATGTGATTGAAGCCCCCATCAGCAACAGAATTTTTTTACGGGTAGAAGAATTTGCCAAATACATAAACAAAATGCACCAGCCTGTACAGCTTATTCATGCCAATACTTGGCTGGACAAGAATACTAATGCCCCTGTTTCTAAACTGTCTCCAGCCCCGTCCGCGCAGCATGAAAAGGAAGTAAGCCACGCTGATGCGCACAACTGGTTCTCCTCCTCGCGCCGGGCTTTGCTTGCCCCCATAGGCGCGTGGGCACTGCGGACCAAGCTATGCTCGCTGCCCTGGCGGTTAAGCACTTCCCCTTACGTCGCCTTGCCCTTGCCGGAAAGGTGGTAA
- a CDS encoding glutamine synthetase III family protein, translated as MSSPRKKALFKAIATEPLRPCCCGKAKTHEAGEVFGRNVFGLAVMRKRLPKDVYKNLAKTIRDGERLDPEIADVVANAMKDWAIERGATHYTHWFHPMTGLTAEKHDAFLSPSSEGQVISEFSGKMLISGEPDASSFPSGGIRSTFEARGYTAWDPSVPVFIIDAPYGATLHIPTYFYSYSGEALDRKIPLMRSISAISRQALRILKLFGNRTATYVRPMVGPEQEYFLVDKYLAVLRPDILLAGRTLIGAFSPKGQEMEDHYFGAIPARVMSFMQDVESELLALGIPAKTRHNEVAPGQFEISPVYEEANIACDHNMLCMNMMRHMAAKHGFVCLLHEKPFAGVNGSGKHNNWSLCDSDGVNLLNPGATPQDNAQFLVFLAAVLRGVHKHSTALRIGTVGAGNDHRLGANEAPPAIISVYLGEQLTEVLEGITSGKSSKNKKNPFMEVGVSTLPPLPVDMADRNRTSPFAFTGNKFEFRAVGSSQSIAPVNIALNAAVACALDDIATELEAALSTGTKLNVALQELLPRHFKEHMPVVFNGNNYAASWPMEAARRKLPNYTNSVEALEHYSDPGVMNVFLRHGVLTEREMLARQEILLENYAKTLCIEGHLLADILLAQVLPQCLEAQAKAANVVIKTRAVLGEKAAKSEEENFSLLRAHVAALQKNATKLGKAVEKACNTRGALEQAKVGRDAVLPAMAECREHADVLERLVEDNLWVLPKYSELLWIH; from the coding sequence ATGAGTTCACCAAGAAAAAAGGCGCTTTTTAAAGCCATAGCAACAGAGCCGTTGCGGCCATGCTGTTGCGGGAAAGCAAAAACGCACGAGGCGGGCGAAGTATTCGGCCGTAATGTCTTCGGACTTGCCGTAATGCGCAAGCGCCTGCCGAAGGATGTTTATAAAAATCTTGCAAAAACAATCCGTGATGGCGAGCGCCTTGATCCGGAAATAGCCGATGTGGTTGCCAACGCCATGAAAGACTGGGCCATTGAGCGCGGCGCCACGCACTACACGCACTGGTTTCATCCCATGACCGGTTTGACCGCTGAAAAGCACGACGCTTTTCTTTCCCCTTCTTCCGAAGGGCAGGTGATCAGCGAATTTTCCGGTAAAATGCTCATCAGCGGCGAGCCGGACGCCTCTTCCTTTCCTTCCGGCGGCATCCGCTCCACTTTTGAAGCCCGCGGTTATACCGCGTGGGATCCTTCGGTTCCTGTATTTATTATTGACGCTCCCTACGGTGCGACTCTGCATATTCCCACATATTTCTATTCCTATTCCGGCGAGGCGCTGGATCGCAAAATTCCGCTGATGCGTTCCATTTCGGCGATTTCCCGTCAGGCGCTGCGCATTTTGAAGCTCTTCGGCAACAGAACCGCGACATATGTGCGGCCCATGGTCGGTCCGGAGCAGGAATATTTTCTGGTAGACAAATATCTGGCCGTTCTTCGTCCGGACATTTTGCTGGCGGGCCGCACGCTGATAGGCGCTTTCTCGCCCAAGGGCCAGGAGATGGAAGACCATTATTTCGGCGCCATTCCCGCCAGGGTGATGAGTTTTATGCAGGACGTGGAAAGCGAGCTGCTGGCGCTCGGCATTCCGGCCAAAACCCGCCACAATGAAGTGGCCCCCGGCCAGTTTGAGATATCCCCCGTGTATGAAGAGGCCAACATAGCGTGCGATCACAACATGCTGTGCATGAATATGATGCGCCATATGGCCGCGAAACACGGTTTTGTGTGTTTGCTGCACGAAAAGCCCTTTGCCGGCGTAAACGGCAGCGGCAAGCACAACAACTGGTCCCTATGCGACTCTGACGGCGTGAACCTGCTCAATCCAGGTGCAACGCCGCAGGACAACGCCCAGTTTCTGGTGTTTCTGGCCGCCGTGCTGCGCGGGGTTCACAAGCACAGCACCGCGCTGCGCATAGGCACCGTTGGCGCGGGCAACGACCACCGTCTCGGCGCCAATGAAGCGCCGCCTGCCATTATCTCGGTGTATCTCGGCGAACAGCTCACGGAAGTGCTGGAAGGCATTACAAGCGGCAAGAGTTCAAAAAACAAAAAAAACCCCTTTATGGAAGTGGGTGTATCAACCCTGCCGCCCCTGCCTGTGGACATGGCCGACCGCAACCGCACAAGCCCCTTCGCGTTCACCGGCAACAAGTTTGAATTCAGGGCCGTGGGCTCGTCCCAGTCCATCGCGCCGGTGAACATCGCGCTCAACGCGGCCGTGGCCTGTGCGCTGGATGACATCGCAACGGAACTCGAAGCCGCGCTCTCCACCGGAACCAAGCTCAATGTGGCCCTGCAGGAACTGCTGCCGAGGCACTTCAAGGAGCATATGCCGGTGGTGTTCAACGGCAACAACTATGCCGCATCCTGGCCCATGGAAGCCGCCCGCCGCAAGCTGCCGAACTACACAAATTCAGTGGAGGCGCTTGAGCATTACAGTGACCCGGGGGTCATGAATGTCTTTTTGCGTCACGGCGTACTGACAGAACGCGAAATGCTGGCGCGGCAGGAAATCCTTCTGGAAAACTACGCCAAAACCCTGTGCATTGAGGGTCATTTGCTTGCGGATATTCTGCTTGCACAGGTGTTGCCGCAATGTCTGGAGGCGCAGGCAAAAGCTGCGAACGTGGTGATCAAAACACGCGCTGTGCTGGGTGAAAAGGCCGCGAAAAGCGAAGAGGAAAACTTCAGTCTTCTGCGTGCGCATGTCGCGGCTCTGCAGAAAAACGCGACAAAACTTGGCAAGGCAGTGGAAAAAGCCTGCAATACCAGAGGCGCTCTTGAACAGGCGAAAGTCGGCCGCGATGCTGTCCTTCCAGCTATGGCAGAATGCCGTGAGCATGCTGACGTTCTTGAACGTCTGGTGGAAGACAACCTGTGGGTACTGCCAAAATATTCCGAACTGCTCTGGATACATTAA
- the htpG gene encoding molecular chaperone HtpG → MAETGKKNRQFRAEVRKVLNILTHSLYTNREIFLRELISNASDALDKLRFRANRSEQPSGGDMPLEIRITIDKDNKTFTIADTGVGMTADELAENLGTIAKSGSEEFLANLQSETAAGAAAGDAEKPDASNIVGRFGIGFYSVFMVADKVEVISTPAFGEERGAAVWSSDGLGAYSIKSAGSDAPARGTVVKAHIKDDAVEFLEKFRVESAVRNHSAFMPFPIFLDGERINPEPALWREPKFFIKKEQYEAFYKALTYDAKAPMDVLHLSVDAPVQFNALLYIPDSKQDFFGVDRDFWGIDLYARRVLIQRRNKELIPEYLAFFKGVTDTEDLPLNISRETLQENVLLRKINQVIVKQVLGHLEKMEKDNRETYLRFWRLHGKIFKLGYNDFPNRERVSALLRFNSSALDDDEALTSLAEYMSRAPAEQKTFWYVSAPNREAVCLNPHMEIFRKKGIEVLYLFEPVDEFVMEGLGKYKEWDFKPVENATDDALAAFDDRKDASQASQQASAPLSGEEQEDFDKLLAKMKEILNDKVKEVRVSRRLDDSPSVLVSPDGAMASSMEKLLKVMHKDDTLPVKVLEVNQNHPLLRGMLKIFKADPEDAMLALMTQGLFDTSLLLDGYAREPQALASRVNALLKETAALYADGRAIPR, encoded by the coding sequence ATGGCAGAGACAGGCAAAAAAAACCGTCAATTCCGCGCAGAAGTGCGCAAGGTTTTGAATATTCTCACGCATTCGCTCTATACCAATCGAGAAATTTTTCTGCGCGAGCTCATATCCAACGCTTCCGACGCGCTGGATAAATTGCGTTTTCGCGCTAACCGCAGCGAGCAGCCGTCCGGTGGGGACATGCCGTTGGAAATCCGCATAACTATTGACAAAGACAACAAAACCTTCACCATTGCCGATACCGGCGTCGGCATGACCGCAGACGAACTGGCTGAAAATCTGGGAACTATCGCAAAATCCGGCTCTGAAGAATTTCTTGCGAACCTGCAAAGTGAAACAGCGGCTGGCGCCGCCGCCGGCGATGCGGAAAAGCCCGATGCGTCCAATATTGTCGGGCGATTCGGCATCGGTTTTTATTCTGTCTTCATGGTAGCCGACAAGGTGGAAGTGATTTCAACGCCGGCTTTTGGCGAAGAACGCGGGGCGGCCGTCTGGTCAAGCGACGGTCTGGGCGCTTACAGCATTAAATCCGCGGGCAGTGACGCGCCCGCGCGCGGCACTGTGGTTAAAGCGCACATCAAGGACGACGCAGTGGAATTTCTTGAAAAATTCCGTGTGGAATCAGCCGTTCGCAACCATTCCGCCTTTATGCCGTTTCCTATTTTTCTTGACGGAGAGCGCATCAATCCTGAGCCGGCGCTCTGGCGCGAGCCAAAATTTTTCATAAAAAAAGAGCAGTATGAGGCTTTTTACAAAGCCCTGACGTATGATGCCAAAGCGCCGATGGACGTGCTGCACCTGTCCGTGGACGCGCCTGTGCAGTTTAACGCGTTGTTGTATATTCCCGACAGCAAGCAAGATTTTTTCGGTGTTGACAGGGATTTCTGGGGAATTGACCTGTACGCGCGGCGCGTGCTCATTCAGCGCCGCAACAAAGAGCTGATTCCGGAATATCTGGCGTTTTTCAAGGGAGTGACGGACACTGAAGACCTGCCCCTGAACATCTCGCGCGAAACGCTGCAGGAAAATGTGCTACTTCGCAAAATCAATCAGGTCATCGTCAAGCAGGTTCTGGGGCATCTGGAAAAAATGGAGAAAGACAACAGGGAAACTTACCTGCGTTTCTGGCGCTTGCACGGCAAAATTTTCAAGCTCGGCTACAACGATTTTCCCAACCGCGAACGCGTCAGCGCGCTTTTGCGTTTCAATTCATCCGCCCTGGACGACGACGAAGCCCTGACCAGCCTTGCCGAATACATGTCCCGCGCGCCGGCGGAACAAAAAACATTCTGGTATGTTTCCGCGCCGAACCGAGAAGCGGTGTGTCTGAACCCGCACATGGAAATATTTCGCAAAAAGGGCATCGAAGTGCTCTATCTTTTTGAGCCTGTCGATGAATTTGTTATGGAAGGGCTTGGCAAATACAAGGAATGGGATTTTAAACCCGTGGAAAATGCCACGGACGACGCCCTTGCCGCTTTTGACGACAGAAAGGATGCCTCACAGGCCTCACAGCAGGCAAGCGCCCCGCTCTCCGGGGAAGAGCAGGAAGATTTTGACAAACTGCTCGCAAAAATGAAGGAGATATTGAACGACAAAGTCAAGGAAGTGCGTGTGTCACGGCGGCTTGACGACAGCCCCTCTGTGCTCGTTTCTCCTGACGGAGCCATGGCCTCGTCCATGGAAAAGCTGCTCAAGGTCATGCACAAGGACGATACGTTGCCCGTCAAAGTACTGGAAGTCAATCAAAATCATCCGCTGCTGCGCGGCATGTTGAAAATATTCAAAGCTGACCCGGAAGACGCCATGCTTGCGCTCATGACGCAGGGGCTTTTTGACACGAGCCTGCTGCTGGACGGCTATGCCAGGGAACCTCAGGCGCTGGCTTCGCGCGTCAACGCGCTTTTGAAGGAAACGGCGGCGCTGTATGCGGACGGGCGGGCAATCCCTCGCTGA
- a CDS encoding HD domain-containing protein — translation MTPYWAKTISKKTPGIGIDQHGEYVRSVLNCLYDAFNKAIFPPSFTKNFLGFLAAVHDVGKISREFQAKCPAWLVMNGFQEAAQQGDWKNGLPHKKCAGALFQDACSGPGRSQSLLRKHHRSTSWSYCPVIH, via the coding sequence GTGACTCCGTATTGGGCAAAAACAATATCGAAAAAAACTCCTGGCATTGGTATAGATCAGCATGGAGAGTATGTCCGTAGTGTACTTAATTGCCTTTATGATGCCTTCAACAAAGCAATCTTTCCTCCAAGTTTTACAAAAAACTTTCTTGGCTTTCTTGCAGCTGTGCATGATGTAGGCAAAATTTCCCGCGAGTTCCAGGCAAAATGTCCGGCATGGCTGGTGATGAATGGCTTTCAAGAAGCCGCCCAGCAAGGAGATTGGAAAAACGGCCTCCCGCACAAAAAATGCGCTGGAGCGCTTTTTCAAGACGCATGTTCAGGGCCAGGAAGAAGCCAAAGCTTGCTGAGGAAGCATCATCGGAGCACATCATGGTCGTATTGCCCGGTCATTCACTGA